In Triticum urartu cultivar G1812 chromosome 6, Tu2.1, whole genome shotgun sequence, the following proteins share a genomic window:
- the LOC125514475 gene encoding LRR receptor kinase SERL2-like: MEAVPLLLLLLLFSSPLAPAPANGLLSPKGVNYEVQALMTIKNYLKDPHGVLKNWDQDSVDPCSWTMVTCSQENLVTGLEAPSQNLSGLLSPSIGNLTNLEIVLLQNNNINGRIPAEIGRLTKLRTLDLSSNHFSGEIPGSVSRLRDLQYLRLNNNTLSGAFPSSSANLSHLVFLDLSYNNLSGPVPGSLARTFNIVGNPLICGAATEQDCYGTLPMPMSYSLNNTQGTILPAKSKSHKAAIAFGSTIGCISILFLVTGLLFWWRHRKNRQILFDVDDQHIENVNLENLKRFQFRELQAATENFSNKNMIGKGGFGNVYRGKLPDGTIVAVKRLKDGNAAGGELQFQTEVEMISLAVHRNLLRLCGFCMTATERLLIYPYMSNGSVASRLKGKPPLNWITRKGIALGAARGLLYLHEQCDPKIIHRDVKAANVLLDDFCEAIVGDFGLAKLLDHRDSHVTTAVRGTVGHIAPEYLSTGQSSEKTDVFGFGILLLELITGQTALEFGKSSNQKGAMLDWVKKMHQEKKLDVLVDKGLGSSYDHIELEEMVQVALLCTQYLPGHRPKMSEVVRMLEGDGLAERWEASQRTDSHKFKVPDFTFGRCYSDLTDDSSLLVQAVELSGPR; the protein is encoded by the exons ATGGAGGCGGTTcccctgctgctgctgctgctcctctTCTCCTCCCCTCTCGCGCCAGCGCCGGCCAACGGCCTCCTCTCGCCCAAGGGCGTCAACTATGAAG TGCAAGCTCTCATGACGATCAAGAACTACCTCAAGGATCCCCATGGCGTGCTCAAGAACTGGGACCAGGACTCGGTGGATCCTTGCAGCTGGACCATGGTCACCTGCTCCCAGGAAAACCTCGTCACCGGCCT GGAAGCCCCAAGCCAGAACCTCTCTGGCCTGCTCTCCCCGAGCATAGGCAATCTGACCAATCTCGAGATAGT CCTGCTGCAGAACAACAACATCAATGGCCGAATCCCGGCAGAGATTGGCAGGCTCACGAAGCTTAGGACGCTTGATCTCTCCAGCAACCACTTCTCCGGCGAAATCCCCGGCTCCGTGAGCCGCCTCAGGGACCTCCAGTACTT GAGGCTCAACAACAACACCTTGTCCGGCGCATTCCCTTCGTCGTCGGCTAATCTGTCGCACCTTGTTTTCTT GGATCTGTCCTACAATAATCTGAGCGGTCCAGTTCCAGGGTCTTTGGCAAGGACATTCAA CATAGTAGGGAATCCACTGATCTGCGGAGCAGCTACAGAACAAGATTGTTATGGAACTTTGCCCATGCCGATGTCCTACAGCCTGAATAACACACAAG GTACCATACTGCCAGCAAAATCTAAGAGCCACAAAGCCGCAATTGCATTTGGTTCTACGATAGGCTGCATCAGCATCCTTTTCCTAGTTACGGGATTGCTGTTCTGGTGGAGGCATAGGAAAAATCGGCAGATTCTTTTCGATGTCGATG ACCAGCACATCGAGAACGTCAACCTTGAAAACCTGAAGAGGTTTCAGTTCAGAGAGCTCCAGGCTGCAACAGAGAACTTCAGCAACAAGAACATGATAGGAAAAGGCGGTTTTGGAAATGTTTACCGAGGGAAGCTCCCAGATGGAACTATAGTAGCAGTCAAGAGGCTGAAAGATGGAAATGCCGCAGGCGGGGAATTGCAATTTCAGACTGAAGTCGAGATGATCAGCTTGGCAGTGCACCGGAATCTCCTTAGGCTCTGCGGGTTCTGCATGACTGCAACCGAGAGGCTACTGATCTATCCATACATGTCCAATGGAAGTGTTGCATCACGCCTGAAAG GGAAGCCACCACTGAACTGGATCACCAGAAAGGGAATAGCCCTCGGTGCAGCAAGAGGCCTACTATACCTGCACGAGCAGTGTGATCCCAAGATCATCCACAGGGATGTAAAGGCAGCAAATGTACTGCTCGATGACTTCTGTGAAGCAATTGTTGGAGATTTTGGGCTTGCCAAGCTCCTGGATCACCGTGACTCGCATGTCACCACAGCTGTGAGGGGAACTGTAGGCCACATTGCCCCAGAGTACCTCTCCACGGGCCAGTCATCTGAGAAAACTGATGTCTTCGGCTTCGGGATCCTGCTGCTAGAACTGATCACCGGGCAGACTGCACTTGAGTTTGGAAAGTCATCAAATCAGAAGGGAGCCATGCTTGACTGG GTGAAGAAGATGCACCAGGAGAAGAAGCTCGACGTGCTTGTCGACAAGGGACTCGGAAGCAGTTACGACCACATTGAGCTAGAGGAGATGGTGCAGGTGGCGCTGCTGTGCACCCAGTATCTCCCCGGTCACAGGCCAAAGATGTCGGAGGTGGTCAGGATGCTCGAAGGTGACGGGCTCGCAGAGCGGTGGGAGGCGTCGCAGCGTACTGACTCGCACAAGTTCAAGGTGCCTGACTTCACCTTCGGGCGTTGCTACTCCGACCTGACAGACGACTCGTCGTTGCTGGTGCAAGCAGTTGAGCTCTCTGGACCGAGATGA